TATATTGTCTCCAAAAAATCACCTCACTATAAGGAGTCATATTGATATCAGAAAACATAGTGAAATATGGATTTTCTAAAGATTCTTTTGTTCCTGCTTGTGGGTGAGTGCTCTCAACTAGTGTAATATTATCTGCAATTTGTTTTGCGGCCCCCATTGCTTGCTCATAAAAATAGTCGCTTTCTGCCTTTATACTGCCTGCTTTGTACTGAAAATTCGGATGGAATTTAGCTCCAGGCCACCCTGGCCCTCCTGGAACTCTTGCGGTTCCTGCATGGTATTTTAACCATGAGGCCTCATACAATGCTACACGAGATTTAAATAAAAGTGCTGCCTCTTTGCTTAATCGATTTCCTCCTTCTACTTTACCACTCTTCATCATTTCTATGGCTTTATCTAAATCAGAGAGAATGAATCGAGCTACTTCATTTCTTGGCTGTCTTTTAGATATTTCTACCAATTCATCTTTGTTATCTTTATATGTCTTGGTAATGATAGGAAAATCTCCTAGTGCTTTAAGCTTATTAAAGTATCTATAAGCTCTTAAGAAATAAGCTTCTCCAATGAAATGTTTGATATTTGCATCATTTCCTATAATTTCTCCCTTTTTATATTTTGGCATTACTTGGTCGAAAAAATAGTTCACATCGCGTATATCGCCAAAACTCCAAGCTCCACCACTGGAAGGCACATGCACCTCCCCTGGCAGCCACCATTTACTAGCTCTTACAGTAGCTTGGTTATCTGTTCCATTATCAAAACTGAATGTCCCAATATTCCAACCTCCATTAGTTGGAAAATTATACAAACTAATGGTTGCTGCAGCAAGTGCATCTTCTGTATTATAATATTGCTCTGGCAATATATTGGATTCAGGTATACGATCTAAATAATCGTTACAAGCTGTTATTGAAAGTAGCCCTAAAGAAAGTAGGCTAACTTTAATTATATTATTTTTCATTGTTTATGATTTTAAAAAGTTAAATTAATACCTGTTGAAATTACTTTTGACAAAGGATATAACTTACCATTTCCCCATCCACCACCAGTGGTTTCTGGATCGAATATTTTAGACATTTTGGTGAAAGTAGCGATGTTTTCTCCTGAAATGTAAACTCTAAGTCTACTGATTCCTAGTTTTTGAGAAAAATGTTTAGGCAAAGTATAACCTATCTGCATATTTTTGATTCTCATATAGGAAGCATCTTGCAACCATCTTGTCTGATTTTGGAAGTTTTTGCCACCTTTTTGAAATAATGGTCTAGGGTAGTAAGCATCTACATTTGGACCAAATGGACTGTCTGTATCGGCTGGACGGAAATAATCCAAGTGTTGTTTAAATGCTGCTGACTGCCACATCCCTTCGTTCGCCCCCTTAAAATATGTTGAATTAACCAACAAATCTCTTTTTGCTGTACCTTGTAAGAATATACTAATATCAAAACCTTTATAATCTGCGTAAAGATTCAATCCAAAATTATATCTAGGAGTGGAGTTTCCTATGATACTTAAGTCTCCGTGATCTTTTAAAGTATTTGCCCCTCCATCTATTTTGCCATCTCCGTTCAAATCTGCATACATGATATCTCCAGCACCCCATTGACTACCTAATCTGTTTTGATCTACTTTAGCTAAATGTTCGTCCATTTCCGCTTGCGTTTTAGCGATACCAATTGTGGTATATCCCCAGATATTATTCAACACCTCCCCATTATAGTATTTATTCAACGCATATAAATCATTTGGATAGTTAGTTATTATCTGCTTACTATCAGTTAAGTTAAGCTTAGCCCCATAACCAAATCCATTTTTTAAGCGATCATTCCAAGAAAGGCTTAACTCGAAACCTTTAGATTCCATATCTGTATTATTGTATTTAGGCACAGCGGTTCCTAATGTAGCTGGCATTGTTTCTCCAGGTCCCACCATATCTTTGGTTTTTCTCACGAAATAATCGAACACTAAACCAAATTTATTTTTAAACATATTTATATCCAAACCATAGTTTGTTGTTGCTACCTTTTCCCAAGACAGCAATCCACTGATTAGTCCAGGCACACCTGCGGTATTTGGTCTTTCTCCATTTAACAACCAATTTCCATTTGAAGCTCCTACAGGAAGTAAACTATAGTATGGATAATAGTTGTCTCTCAAGTTTTGGTTCCCTAACTGACCATAAGAGAATCTTGGTTTAAATGTTGAAATTTTAGAAGCAAATCCGCCTAATTTTTCCCAGAATGGCTCACGAGCAACGTTCCATCCTAACGATGCTGAGGTATAGAAATTCCATCTTAAATCTCTTTTGTAGCGGCTACTTCCATCATATCTCAAGTTCACCTCTACTAAATAACGACCATCTAAATCATAGTTTAAACGACCAAAGAACCCTGCTGTAGCCCAAGAATATAATCTATCTCCCACCTGAGGCTTGTCCCCAGAGGTTGTATTAATTGAAATCACATCGGTAGTGTAGAATTCTTTTCTACTTGCTGAGAATCCCAAATATTTCATTAATTCAGATTGGAAACCAGCCATAGCCTTAAAGTTGTGGACTTTGTTTAAAGTAAAGCTATAATCTGAGTAAATGTTTGGGTTGATATATTGCGATTTACCAGTGCTTCTTCCAATACCTGTTTCCCCCGGAGCATTATAACCACGAACTCCAAGTGACGCGTATTGCTCTTTATTCATATTATCGTACC
This Ornithobacterium rhinotracheale DNA region includes the following protein-coding sequences:
- a CDS encoding SusC/RagA family TonB-linked outer membrane protein, producing MRSKILWTSLCLFMFISYATAQITGKVQDEYGPVQGALVSVMGADDTVETGDEGQFSIPGRVGDRLRVINPITLNEKFFDVKKLNMGVIKLSEKEINLEVVVGFGTQKKENLTGAVSTVDAKALEDRPVSNVVQALQGAVTGMNFSINNAGGELGNSPSFNIRGVGSIGNTSSAPLVLIDGMPGNFAMLNPQDIESVSVLKDAAASSIYGSRAAFGVILVKTKSAKQGKITVTFNTNYRLSSPLLVPDMLDSETFATYWNEAGANSGTGVKFKPEILEKIKKYKRGELPANEATEWNPDRSEWFKYTGSWANVNWFKEFYREWTPATESNISVSGGTEKFSFYLSGNWLNQEGLMRYNNDTYDRKGFVGKFSAEIAPWLRVNYKSDFTRIDNESALYQDPLFFHNIARRWPTLPVYDPNGHYINGNEIAHLLAGRSKNQTDQLQQQLGFLLTPLKGWNTHIDLNYKLTNDLWEGYALPVVWYDNMNKEQYASLGVRGYNAPGETGIGRSTGKSQYINPNIYSDYSFTLNKVHNFKAMAGFQSELMKYLGFSASRKEFYTTDVISINTTSGDKPQVGDRLYSWATAGFFGRLNYDLDGRYLVEVNLRYDGSSRYKRDLRWNFYTSASLGWNVAREPFWEKLGGFASKISTFKPRFSYGQLGNQNLRDNYYPYYSLLPVGASNGNWLLNGERPNTAGVPGLISGLLSWEKVATTNYGLDINMFKNKFGLVFDYFVRKTKDMVGPGETMPATLGTAVPKYNNTDMESKGFELSLSWNDRLKNGFGYGAKLNLTDSKQIITNYPNDLYALNKYYNGEVLNNIWGYTTIGIAKTQAEMDEHLAKVDQNRLGSQWGAGDIMYADLNGDGKIDGGANTLKDHGDLSIIGNSTPRYNFGLNLYADYKGFDISIFLQGTAKRDLLVNSTYFKGANEGMWQSAAFKQHLDYFRPADTDSPFGPNVDAYYPRPLFQKGGKNFQNQTRWLQDASYMRIKNMQIGYTLPKHFSQKLGISRLRVYISGENIATFTKMSKIFDPETTGGGWGNGKLYPLSKVISTGINLTF